The Corallococcus soli genome has a window encoding:
- a CDS encoding protoporphyrinogen/coproporphyrinogen oxidase yields MDPIVILGAGLAGLSTAHFLKRPWRLIEKSDRVGGLIKTEVIDGCYFDPTGHWLHLRDPEIQELVNTLWMPDQMVRIQRRAAVFSRGTFTRFPYQVNTHGLPPEVVAENLVGYVEAIYGEKGRALREREPVNFEEFILRYMGEGFAKNFMLPYNQKLWTVHPREMSANWVGRFVPRPTLKEVVDGALGAGSDQLGYNASFLYPREGGIESLARAMKQHLRGGELSVHTEPVSIDWKAKQVVLSDGRTQGYSGLVSSIALPTLVQLIARGASGAPEEVQAAAKRLRAFTVTYVCVGAKGANRQPWHWIYLPEPEFHAYRIGSPSAVYAPLAPADTASFSVEFSHHGELSLEDAERKAVEDLLRSQMIHSKDDVLFAKAREIPNAYVLYDDAYGPAKAEVARFLEHAGILTAGRYGQWEYSSMEDAILGGRACARTLNG; encoded by the coding sequence ATGGATCCCATCGTCATCCTCGGGGCGGGCCTGGCGGGCCTGTCCACTGCGCATTTCCTCAAGCGCCCCTGGCGCCTTATCGAGAAGTCGGACCGGGTTGGCGGCCTCATCAAGACCGAGGTCATCGACGGGTGTTACTTCGACCCCACCGGCCACTGGCTCCACCTGCGGGACCCTGAGATCCAGGAGCTGGTCAACACCCTCTGGATGCCGGACCAGATGGTGCGCATCCAGCGCCGCGCCGCGGTGTTCTCGCGCGGCACCTTCACGCGCTTCCCCTATCAGGTGAACACCCACGGGCTGCCGCCGGAGGTCGTGGCGGAGAACCTGGTCGGCTACGTGGAGGCCATCTACGGCGAGAAGGGCCGGGCCCTGCGCGAGCGCGAGCCGGTCAACTTCGAGGAGTTCATCCTCCGCTACATGGGTGAAGGCTTCGCGAAGAACTTCATGCTGCCCTACAACCAGAAGCTGTGGACCGTGCACCCGCGCGAGATGTCCGCCAACTGGGTGGGCCGCTTCGTGCCCCGGCCCACCCTCAAGGAGGTCGTCGACGGGGCGCTCGGGGCCGGCAGCGACCAGCTGGGCTACAACGCGTCGTTCCTCTACCCGCGCGAGGGCGGCATCGAGAGCCTGGCGCGCGCGATGAAACAGCACCTGCGCGGCGGCGAATTGAGCGTGCACACCGAGCCCGTCTCCATCGACTGGAAGGCGAAGCAGGTCGTGCTGTCGGACGGGCGCACGCAAGGCTACTCGGGGCTCGTGTCCTCCATCGCGCTGCCCACGCTGGTGCAGTTGATCGCACGCGGTGCCTCCGGAGCCCCGGAGGAGGTGCAGGCTGCGGCGAAGCGCCTGCGCGCCTTCACCGTCACGTACGTGTGCGTGGGCGCGAAGGGCGCGAACCGTCAGCCCTGGCATTGGATCTACCTGCCGGAGCCGGAGTTCCATGCGTACCGCATCGGCTCGCCCTCGGCGGTGTACGCGCCCCTGGCCCCTGCCGACACGGCCAGCTTCTCCGTGGAGTTCAGCCACCACGGCGAGCTGTCGCTGGAGGACGCGGAACGCAAGGCGGTGGAGGACCTGCTGCGCTCGCAGATGATCCACTCGAAGGACGACGTCCTCTTCGCCAAGGCGAGGGAGATCCCCAACGCGTACGTGCTCTACGACGACGCCTATGGGCCCGCGAAGGCGGAGGTCGCCCGCTTCCTGGAGCACGCGGGCATCCTCACTGCGGGGCGCTACGGCCAGTGGGAGTACTCGTCCATGGAGGACGCCATCCTGGGCGGGCGGGCCTGCGCCCGGACGCTGAACGGCTGA